The genomic DNA TTGATTTGAATCATTTCGATGATGAGATaaggggttatttggattaatcaaacaaaatgtAATCATACAAGGAGGAAAAATCAAACttccaaatatctattttctaataaaacaaaatgcaATTCCATACTAATGCTAGAAAAAGGTAGTTTCTAGATGGCATTTATACAAGTGCATTCAATATTGGCGAATCCAATTCTGCACCCCGTTCCCGGAGCATTTGGAAACCCTTTTTACGGTCAAATCTCATATGGATGTGGCTTCAGATGATATCACGTTTGGAAACAGAACTTAGTCAGAGAcagattcaaatatttatagatGGTATTTTATCTGGATTCAGATCTCCATAAAGTGTTCCCAAATGAACCAATCTCTCATAACACATAGGCATGAAAGAGACGAATATAAGAACAACTAACCTCCCTCATAGCTTCTTGCCATCTCCCATTATTGCATAGACAACAGGCAAGTTCATAATAGACACAAGCTGTCCCAACCACGCCCCTTTCCTCCATATTTCTCACAGCTTCAATAGCTTCAACTATTTTATTCTCCTTCCAAAGGGCACTGACAACAACTGAAAAGTAGGGTAAAGAGTTTTATGGTGCACTTGCAGCCTTAGAGATAAAACAGAAAAATTCAATACTTTTGTAAGAGAGTGCCTGTGACTTCAGGGCTTCTCCACTTCTTCTCATTTTCCCAAAGAGCTCATGGACAAGGTCATATTTTCCAGATAGCAACATTACCTATCAACAAGAAGCCCCTGTAAGACTAATCCACACTTATGATTTAAATAGTCAAATCATATTTTCTAGCCCAATTCAAATCATAATTAGTATATGTTGAGTTCTAACCCAATCCATTAAAATCCAATACCTAGCTCTACATGGATTGGTTTAAAACTCAGACTTCTAAATTACTTTACTTTAAAAACTCTGTTTtggaaattaataaatatattaaaaaatctataaaaagaACACTACAGATATAGCTTTTACTATTCCAGGTATTCCTAACccaaactattttaaaattttggattgCATTGGATTGGATTGGGTTAAAAAACAGTGGAATAACTCCCAGTTTGAATATTATAATCATCTTTTATAGCTCTAATTGGAGTTACTTGTGAATATTAACCAAACTAAATGATCTTCTATAGGTCTAAAATCCGAAATCAACTAAAAGTAATTAGTAATAACTCCTCTCAGATCAAATGAGAAATAaatttttgacttatttttgaGTCACCTCGTTATATCAGGTCAAGAAACCCCCACGTCGCACATGTTGTAAAGTCATATTTGTTCTAgaaaagttaacatttttatAAGCGATCTTTgatctcatttcaaatttcCAAGTATAAGAATCTTTATTATATAACATAGATAAACAGATTACCaattattaagaattaattaattaacaaaattgttTGTAGATAAACAACATTTTGACTGCTTCAAAGCTACTTCTACATAGAATAGATGTTTCTTCCAGAGTTAAAACATAGCATGACAAAATAAAAAGTCAAAGATTTCACACTTTAAGAATTAAACACATATGACTATTTCTAAGGCACAAAGGTGCAGCATCATTTAAATGAGGTTTATCAAGCAATTAAGGTGAGTGAAGTTATTGCTTACAATTATGAGATTTAACTAAGATACTTTTAAGTCTATTTTCCAGGATCCAACAGTTACCTTCATCGCTAGTCCATATGTTGCTCCATTGGGTTTCAATCCTTTCATCCTCAATTGTTTAAACACCCATGATACACCCTTCCATCGACATGAAGGAATGCAGGCATTAAGTACCTGGACACCACTTGACATAACAAAGTGTTGTCGAGAGAAACTATAGAAAATAATCTTAGTTGTCCAAGAAAATAGAGATCTCTTACAGAATTAAACACCACTACATCGGGATGAAGGATGGGGTCCCAATTCTTCCGATGCATATTTTTTAGCTTCTTCAAGGGTTTTTGCTCCATGCAATCAATAATGTGTAGCAGTTCCTTCAGAAAGCCAGATTGGCCAAGTGTAACAGCAATACTGTGGTAAGCTGCCATATCTGGATATATATGACAATCTTCCTGCATAGGTTGGATACATCTACACAAATTTTATCATACAAACCTAAAGAAAGGAAGTCAACAATATAGATCTCAGAATTTTGATTACACTCATCAAGTTGAAGATTTTAAGTGCTTCATTAGGCCTCCTCGCTTTCCCAAGAACTGACAAGAGTTTGGTGTATACAAATCTACAACAACAATAGAGCATTGTCTTAATGGATAAACATGTCACTTGTTGGTGCTCAAACAGATAAAaacataatgaaaataaataataataactttgaCTGCCCAATGTGAAAAAGAAGCCATCATCAATTGGCATTTATCAAATATGAATACAAAAATAGGAGCATTGTTGCATCTCTTATAATTGCAACAGCTGTTTAGGCCTTGTTTAAtctggggttatttgaataacaattGCTTATTTCCAAATACCTTGTTTGGTATAAGAAGTGGGTTATTTAGGTTAAATGACCAAAATGaccttttatttaatattttaaaatattataaaagtataaattaagGGTAATTTAGTATTTTAGCAGAAGATTTGAATAATGTGACGAGAGAATTGGTGATAGATTggatagtgggttatttggaataatctcaaataacccacatcaaacaaggcattCCAAGCCAATAAAACCCTATACAGAATCATGAAATAGGTAAACTGCAGCCACTTTGACCAAACAGACACTTGGTGCAATCTAAGAGGAACCAAAGCAAACATATCACCTGCTTTTAAAAAGTTTGAGATCCTTGGAGCTATAAGTCCAATTTACAACAGACATTGCGTGCTTCCATTGTCCTTTAACCCCGAGATCCTCCACAATTTTTAGCAACTGGTGTTCAGTAAACTGAAGCCTCGACTGTCTCATCATTCTGGAAAACCTCCAGTCCTTCACACCAAGGTTGGTTGCACTCAGCCTACAGTAATCAACAAAATCATTGGATAAACTTTATGTTTCTGGATCTGGATCCTGAGGAAAAAACGCCAATACAGTGTTTTAATTTGTGTTTCCAAAAGTGATATAGATTCACATCCAGATGAGATATGTGACAGAAAAAAGTGTTCCCAAATGGGACTTGAGTGTTTTTGTGTTGACTTGTTTCTAACTGGTTATGTTCTTCATGATAATTCCATTCATGTTGACTGTTGTAGTAATTAAAGTATCATTCTCCCATActttcattttctctcttcGATGCCACTGTGTGAGATCAGATATCACAATCTCCCTCATTATCAGATAATGACTGAAAGATCATAGGTCCAGTCTCATTCCTAGTGGAATATAGATTATCAATTTCATTATCCTAACACTATTCATACAATGCATAGAAGTCCCAGTTGGATATGACATAGCTAGAATTCTACAGCTTGCTTCAGCATTTATGTAACCAATCCTTAagaaatatgtcgaccataaTATTCTCTTTGTAAGCTGGTGTATTCTATAGGAACTtatgaaaaacaatttgaaatAAACAAGGATAGTGAACAAACTTATCAACAAGAAACTGAATTGTTTCCTCCTCGCTGCGCTGCCGTCTCGTTGGCTCAAATTTGTACTGTTCCTTCTCCAACCAACCTTCTTCAAACTCAATATCATCGTCTAACAGCCACCTAAAATCCTCCCGATCCTTCTCCAGAAAGCGGCTAAGCTCTCTCAGATGCTCAGGTTTCAGTTTATCGCCAGGATATTCACTCTTATCACTCAAAATTTCTATTAATCTCGTTTTCTCTAACCTCTCCCACGGCTTCCCCACCAACGAAGCACCGCTCCTCTCGTCTCCCTTCGTTTTTGCGGCTATCTCCCTACTGAAGTCCTTGTATTCGGCCTCTATAGCCTGGAAATGAGCTTCGTCGGCTATGATTTGCTTCTGATAATCGTTGAGTGGAGGAAATTGAGAAGAGGGAAGTTTCTTGGATTTGCGGAGCGATTTTTGGAGCTCTTTCTTTCGAAGTGTGTGGATTATTTTAGGGGTAGGGTAAACGCCTCTCTGAAGGAGCTTCTTTTTTATACTCTCCGTATAGTGGTCTGCAACGGGTGCTGTAGGAAGGGACGGAGTCACTGAAGCTTCCATGGCGGGAGTCGGGAGGGGAAGCTCAATTTCCAGAGAAACAATGGCAGAGGAAGGGCAACTTCAAGGGTTTCTTACCTTCAACATTCTGGCAGTGattattttcattcaatttttataCTCAATTCttcactttcaattttaacaTATCAAATGTCTAGAGTCTAGACGGCTCTTAAATGGAGGCAGGAAATCCATTGCTTCCAATCCCTTCTAGTTCAGAAGTTTTTACTTggattataaaatatgtatgataatatattaaaaattcatattattataaaaaataaatttaaaattcttataaaatttgaaaaataaatatatttataattcaatatatttaatagtGTTCGGAGTGGAATGTGAATGAGGTCGGAGGCGAGGATTAAGGGTAATCATTGGTTCAGTTTCGGGTTATTCaagttattcaaatttttaattttttaagaaaatttaaaaatcgaaccgaatattgaaattgaattcggtcagatattcaatttaaatcaaatattgaGCACACatacatctatatatatatataatgatgcataatttttaaaatgtccggattgtcgggtcgagagctgtggttaatttggatatatatgagagtaaatggatacttgggtcggattgtgggttgaccgctcataaacttaaaacggttaaaaataaaactaaaaatgctataagtatgatttgaacttgcaacctaacaaaacaagtacaacattttagccaactaagctaataacactttacattttaaattcaacccaaaatttataaatgcgtaatattttaacaatataagttcaactttttaaataactaatatatatatatataatgatgcttaatttttaaagtgttcggattgccgggtcgagagctgtgattaatttggatatatgtgagagtaaatggatacttgagtcggattgtgggttgatccgctcataaaaattttaccgtaatattattttcgtgcaaatgcacgggatataTGCTAGTTACAATAATTGCACTTACACTTCTTTTACCTTCACTAACAACAAATTTTAGGGATTAGAGTCTTATAGATTTTTAATTGTTAACCACTTACCTAATttaatatctaataaaatatataattatttaattatataataaaatatataagtatttaattatataattaaatatataattaaataaataataataaataaattcggttttcggtttgattttcgagttgatcccaactcaaaaatcaaatagaaagtcgtatttgaattcgaattgatttaaaattcgattcgaaaactaaaactaaaaatgaaattcaaattccGTTTATTTTAATTCGGTGAATTATAATTCGATCGGATATTCAGTTCAGactaaatattgaacaccctaaCGAGGAATACAAATATTATCAATGCCCCGTCTCTGGTTAACTACcggttaaattaaaaaaaaatgactcgAATAAAAAATTGCAAGACGGATTATAATTGTCATTTTTATCTCCCAAATATTACAAGAAAACTCAAGTTTCACACTTaaatattgttagg from Impatiens glandulifera chromosome 9, dImpGla2.1, whole genome shotgun sequence includes the following:
- the LOC124914144 gene encoding pentatricopeptide repeat-containing protein At5g67570, chloroplastic, which gives rise to MEASVTPSLPTAPVADHYTESIKKKLLQRGVYPTPKIIHTLRKKELQKSLRKSKKLPSSQFPPLNDYQKQIIADEAHFQAIEAEYKDFSREIAAKTKGDERSGASLVGKPWERLEKTRLIEILSDKSEYPGDKLKPEHLRELSRFLEKDREDFRWLLDDDIEFEEGWLEKEQYKFEPTRRQRSEEETIQFLVDKLSATNLGVKDWRFSRMMRQSRLQFTEHQLLKIVEDLGVKGQWKHAMSVVNWTYSSKDLKLFKSRFVYTKLLSVLGKARRPNEALKIFNLMSEDCHIYPDMAAYHSIAVTLGQSGFLKELLHIIDCMEQKPLKKLKNMHRKNWDPILHPDVVVFNSVLNACIPSCRWKGVSWVFKQLRMKGLKPNGATYGLAMKVMLLSGKYDLVHELFGKMRRSGEALKSQALSYKIVVSALWKENKIVEAIEAVRNMEERGVVGTACVYYELACCLCNNGRWQEAMREIEKMKKLPRSMPLVGVFTGMIKASLYGGHVNDCISIFEMIRVKWPINIGIINIMLKVYGQNDMFSKAKELFEKTKKGEYYSNSYLNGTTTTTSIVLEGYSYILMLKASANAHQWEYFEYVYRDMALVGYHLDQTKHDLMLVEASRAGKPHLLEHTFDKIMENGEIPRQSFFTELICQATTHRDYHRVITLLSAMAYAPWQVSEDKWKHFLEENHDRLYKDVLSELLLALHDQDLPMESTVSNFLTSLSSVCVTTDFSKGHEDAPPVPVLAETVACNILLSDDDDDDDDMMMLGFSGMDSDYETDDETDFDDSVYSEKETNVPSANEILEVWKENRKTDGFPLYR